The following are encoded together in the Flavobacterium sp. TR2 genome:
- a CDS encoding carboxypeptidase-like regulatory domain-containing protein yields MPSNTKLVFTVIFFIISSVFFKGNAQSILENEISVRADKKPLGSVLDLMEEKGSFRFAYYGKLAVKDSIVSIHADNTTIKGVLDQLLGAKYEFKESPGYIIVRYAPLELALVLEKNTVMSDGQQIVVGYIIDTKTNNRLENVSVLEKNALLSTLTNKDGFFELRLKNAPQAIELTAVKENYKTVSMVFLSEIKIQMGDKKNKTDYIDGDFSAIERSGIGRFFISSKQKIQSLNLGGFISQVPVQASLIPSISTRGMLNTQIVNNFSLNILGGYNAGVRGLEMAGLYNINRMNVDALQMAGIFNTVGGSVNGIQLAGIYNNVFGNLRGLQISGIHNSVKGSQIGLQMSGIYNNVYKDSKGLQITGISNTVKGSQNGLQFSGICNIGKDTVRGAQITGLFNYAKELEGVQFGLVNITDSPSGYSFGLLNFKKGGYKKISITSNEISDINLAVKTGDNKMYTILMAGRSDRKDEEKLFSFGIGLGKNISLGKRFTFNPEFSTQYLYLGNWDIYNSLSKFDSSFSFQLCKGVAISAGPSLNFYWSEKQDKYGNANTSTFVQDRTKNYTVIKNNSKDILGWIGWSFGLTFF; encoded by the coding sequence ATGCCAAGTAACACAAAGCTTGTTTTTACAGTCATTTTCTTTATCATTTCGAGCGTCTTTTTTAAAGGAAATGCGCAATCAATATTAGAAAACGAAATATCTGTTCGTGCAGACAAGAAACCATTAGGCAGTGTTTTGGACTTAATGGAAGAAAAGGGAAGTTTTAGATTTGCTTATTATGGCAAACTGGCGGTAAAAGATAGTATCGTTAGCATTCATGCTGATAATACTACTATAAAAGGAGTTTTAGATCAGTTGCTAGGTGCCAAATATGAATTTAAAGAATCGCCAGGATATATTATTGTGCGTTATGCTCCTTTAGAATTGGCTCTTGTATTAGAGAAAAATACCGTTATGAGTGACGGACAGCAAATTGTAGTCGGTTATATTATCGATACAAAAACGAACAACCGCCTTGAGAATGTTAGTGTATTGGAGAAAAATGCACTGCTGTCTACATTGACCAATAAAGATGGTTTTTTTGAACTTCGATTAAAAAATGCACCCCAAGCCATAGAACTGACAGCAGTTAAGGAGAATTATAAAACGGTGTCGATGGTGTTTCTTTCTGAAATTAAAATCCAGATGGGAGACAAAAAGAATAAAACAGATTATATCGATGGCGATTTTTCTGCCATTGAAAGATCAGGAATTGGGCGCTTCTTTATTTCTTCCAAACAAAAAATACAATCGCTCAATCTGGGTGGATTTATTTCTCAAGTTCCCGTGCAGGCTTCTCTAATTCCGAGTATCAGTACACGAGGAATGCTGAATACTCAAATTGTCAATAATTTTTCTTTAAATATTTTGGGAGGCTATAATGCAGGAGTTCGCGGATTAGAAATGGCTGGGCTTTATAATATTAACCGTATGAATGTCGATGCGCTTCAAATGGCTGGAATATTTAATACTGTGGGAGGTTCTGTAAACGGAATTCAGTTAGCTGGAATCTATAATAATGTTTTTGGCAATTTAAGAGGATTGCAGATAAGCGGTATTCATAATAGTGTGAAAGGCTCGCAAATTGGATTGCAAATGAGCGGTATTTACAACAACGTCTATAAAGATTCAAAAGGGCTTCAAATTACAGGAATTAGCAACACTGTAAAGGGCTCACAAAACGGATTACAGTTTTCAGGGATTTGCAATATTGGAAAAGACACAGTGCGCGGTGCTCAAATTACTGGACTTTTTAATTATGCAAAAGAATTAGAAGGAGTCCAATTTGGATTAGTCAACATTACAGATTCGCCATCTGGTTACAGTTTTGGTTTACTAAACTTTAAAAAAGGCGGTTATAAAAAAATCAGTATTACAAGCAATGAAATTTCAGATATAAATCTTGCGGTAAAAACGGGAGATAATAAAATGTATACGATTTTGATGGCGGGAAGAAGCGATCGAAAAGACGAAGAAAAGCTATTTTCTTTTGGAATTGGTCTAGGCAAGAACATTTCTTTAGGGAAACGCTTCACTTTTAATCCCGAATTTAGCACGCAGTATCTTTATTTAGGAAATTGGGATATCTATAATTCCTTATCTAAATTTGACTCTTCCTTTTCTTTTCAATTGTGTAAAGGCGTAGCAATTTCAGCAGGCCCTTCTTTGAATTTTTATTGGTCTGAGAAACAAGATAAGTACGGTAACGCAAACACTTCTACATTTGTTCAGGATCGCACCAAGAATTATACTGTAATTAAAAACAACAGCAAAGATATTCTGGGATGGATAGGCTGGAGTTTTGGATTGACTTTTTTCTAG
- a CDS encoding winged helix-turn-helix transcriptional regulator, which yields MERNQKEEVQALQDTLHVLGGKWRLPIINSICNGNHRFREIERSIPGITTRMLSRELKEMELNMLIKRTEDRDAEIQVKYESTPYCKSFGPVIEEMIKWGKSHREEIIRNS from the coding sequence ATGGAAAGAAACCAGAAAGAAGAAGTACAAGCGCTTCAGGACACGTTGCACGTTTTAGGCGGAAAGTGGCGTTTGCCGATCATCAATTCAATCTGTAACGGAAATCATCGTTTCAGGGAAATCGAACGCAGCATTCCGGGTATTACGACACGTATGCTCTCGCGTGAACTCAAAGAAATGGAACTGAATATGCTCATTAAAAGAACCGAAGACCGAGATGCAGAAATTCAAGTAAAATATGAATCGACGCCATATTGCAAATCGTTTGGTCCAGTCATTGAAGAAATGATCAAATGGGGAAAATCACATCGCGAGGAGATTATTCGAAATTCTTAA
- a CDS encoding SDR family oxidoreductase → MENLKNKTAVITGGNSGIGYATAKHLKEQGANVIITGRRKEAIEKAALELGVTAVTADQSNISDIEKLAAQVKADFGLVDILFINAGIAGLGTIEQTTEELYDNIMNVNLKGAFFTLSKFIPILKEGASVVFLSSNTASMPGPGSSVYSASKTALNSFMRSAALELAPRNIRVNSISPGPTQTEVMNKVGLDEATVKGIMDVVVEKVPLKQMGRAEDVAQMVSYLSSEAAIFMTGADVIMDGGMSLG, encoded by the coding sequence ATGGAAAATCTAAAAAATAAAACAGCTGTTATAACAGGCGGAAACAGCGGAATAGGCTACGCAACAGCCAAACATTTAAAAGAGCAAGGAGCAAACGTCATTATCACAGGAAGAAGAAAAGAAGCTATAGAAAAAGCTGCTTTAGAACTAGGCGTTACAGCCGTCACTGCAGACCAATCGAATATTTCGGATATAGAAAAACTAGCCGCTCAGGTAAAAGCCGATTTCGGTTTGGTTGATATTTTGTTTATCAATGCAGGAATCGCGGGTTTAGGCACGATCGAACAAACCACCGAAGAGCTGTATGATAATATTATGAATGTGAATCTAAAAGGCGCTTTTTTCACTTTAAGCAAATTCATTCCGATTTTGAAAGAGGGAGCTTCGGTGGTATTTCTTTCTTCGAATACTGCAAGTATGCCTGGGCCAGGGTCTTCGGTTTATTCGGCGAGTAAAACAGCTTTGAATTCGTTTATGAGATCGGCGGCTTTAGAATTGGCGCCAAGAAATATTCGTGTAAATTCCATTAGCCCAGGACCAACTCAAACCGAAGTCATGAACAAAGTAGGCCTAGACGAAGCCACCGTAAAAGGCATTATGGATGTCGTAGTAGAAAAAGTCCCGCTAAAACAAATGGGAAGGGCAGAAGATGTGGCTCAAATGGTTTCATATCTAAGTAGTGAAGCTGCGATTTTTATGACTGGCGCTGATGTTATTATGGATGGTGGGATGAGTTTGGGGTGA
- a CDS encoding universal stress protein — MISPLTIIAATNFSDIANNALAYAAGLAKATGAKLVLFNSFSLSVHSANSHITADAMQKQIDRAISKLENLAQETANSFQIETAAICTYSFLEDELPKIIKETNADVVVMGMAERSFEQELLGNSTTTAIKNLQIPVLAVPQNARFVDIKKVLYACDSLSFSAIKKFSWIKNALGDFEAEIEFFTVDDKLDDLKEEQQKILMNSNIEKEFEDVKYLYKTVRSNAVINEIKKEIKNYEADLLIMVPQKYGFWDSLVHRSKTRILAAGLDIPLLSFPNY, encoded by the coding sequence ATGATTTCACCTCTTACTATAATCGCCGCGACAAATTTTTCTGATATTGCAAACAACGCCCTTGCTTATGCTGCTGGATTGGCAAAAGCTACAGGCGCAAAATTGGTTTTATTTAATTCATTTTCTCTAAGCGTACACAGTGCAAACTCCCATATAACGGCAGATGCAATGCAAAAGCAGATTGACAGGGCAATTTCAAAACTTGAAAATTTGGCCCAAGAAACAGCCAACTCATTTCAAATTGAAACAGCGGCCATCTGCACATATTCTTTTTTGGAAGATGAACTTCCGAAAATTATTAAGGAAACAAACGCAGATGTTGTGGTAATGGGAATGGCAGAGCGTTCTTTTGAGCAGGAATTATTAGGAAACTCAACCACAACAGCGATTAAGAACTTACAGATTCCAGTTTTGGCAGTTCCTCAGAATGCACGTTTTGTGGACATAAAAAAAGTATTATACGCTTGTGACAGCTTAAGTTTTTCGGCTATTAAAAAATTCAGTTGGATAAAAAATGCTTTAGGAGATTTTGAGGCTGAAATTGAATTTTTCACTGTCGATGATAAATTGGATGATTTGAAAGAAGAACAGCAGAAAATTTTAATGAATTCAAATATTGAAAAAGAATTTGAAGACGTAAAATATCTGTATAAAACGGTTCGATCGAATGCCGTTATTAACGAAATTAAGAAAGAAATTAAAAATTATGAGGCCGATCTTCTGATTATGGTGCCTCAAAAATATGGTTTTTGGGATTCTTTAGTGCACAGAAGCAAAACGAGGATCCTGGCAGCGGGGCTTGATATCCCATTATTGTCGTTTCCGAATTATTAA